The following proteins are encoded in a genomic region of Streptomyces collinus Tu 365:
- a CDS encoding M1 family metallopeptidase, with the protein MSRSARLVPAAAALCALALTGTGCDRGVHGTPGGHGVRDPYFPRAGNGGYDVTHYGLTLDYTPDGRHLTGTAVITARATQDLTAFDLDLDGLDVASVTVDGRDARWNRAGQELTVRPHDDLRRGRTFRTTVRYSGTPRTLTDPDGSEEGWLPTADGALGLGEPVGSMAWFPGDHHPSDKAAYDITVTVPQGLQAVSNGELTSRRTHGGRTTYAWHMAQPMASYLATVAVGRFVITRTTGPHGLPVLTAVDPTQVRASAGVLAKLPGIIAWEERNFGPYPFSSTGAIVDRPDDAGYALETQTRPVFPGAPATSTLVHELAHEWYGDSVTPASWQDMWLNEGFATYAEWLYEEDHGGPSAQRTFDDLYAADDKEVWSFPPAKPSDAAHISAAPVYQRGAAVLQKIRQKVGDDTFHAVLRGWAAAHRHGTASTADFTAYVEKRAPGEDFSGIWRDWLYGDGRPDRP; encoded by the coding sequence ATGTCCAGATCCGCGCGCCTCGTCCCGGCCGCCGCCGCGCTGTGCGCCCTCGCCCTCACCGGCACCGGGTGCGACCGCGGCGTGCACGGCACCCCGGGCGGCCACGGCGTGCGCGACCCCTACTTCCCGAGGGCCGGCAACGGCGGCTACGACGTCACCCACTACGGCCTCACCCTCGACTACACGCCGGACGGCCGCCATCTGACCGGCACGGCGGTGATCACGGCCCGCGCCACCCAGGACCTGACCGCCTTCGACCTCGACCTCGACGGGCTGGACGTCGCCTCGGTCACCGTCGACGGCAGGGACGCCCGCTGGAACCGGGCCGGCCAGGAACTCACCGTCCGCCCCCACGACGACCTCCGACGGGGCCGGACCTTCCGCACCACCGTCCGCTACTCGGGCACCCCGCGGACCCTCACCGACCCCGACGGTTCCGAGGAGGGCTGGCTGCCCACCGCCGACGGCGCGCTCGGCCTGGGCGAGCCGGTCGGCTCCATGGCCTGGTTCCCCGGCGACCACCACCCCTCGGACAAGGCGGCCTACGACATCACGGTCACCGTCCCGCAGGGCCTCCAGGCGGTCTCCAACGGGGAGCTCACGAGCCGGCGCACCCACGGCGGGCGGACCACCTACGCCTGGCACATGGCCCAGCCCATGGCGAGCTACCTCGCCACGGTCGCCGTCGGCCGCTTCGTCATCACCCGCACCACGGGACCGCACGGCCTGCCGGTCCTCACCGCCGTCGACCCCACCCAGGTCCGGGCGAGCGCGGGGGTGCTGGCGAAGCTGCCCGGGATCATCGCGTGGGAGGAGCGGAACTTCGGCCCGTACCCGTTCTCCTCCACCGGGGCGATCGTCGACCGCCCGGACGACGCCGGCTACGCGCTGGAGACCCAGACCCGCCCCGTCTTCCCCGGCGCCCCCGCCACCTCCACCCTCGTGCACGAGCTCGCCCACGAGTGGTACGGCGACTCGGTCACCCCCGCGAGCTGGCAGGACATGTGGCTCAACGAGGGCTTCGCCACCTACGCGGAGTGGCTCTACGAGGAGGACCACGGCGGCCCGAGCGCACAGCGGACCTTCGACGACCTGTACGCGGCGGACGACAAGGAGGTGTGGTCCTTCCCGCCGGCGAAGCCCTCCGACGCCGCGCACATCTCCGCCGCCCCCGTCTACCAGCGCGGCGCGGCGGTCCTGCAGAAGATCCGCCAGAAGGTCGGCGACGACACCTTCCACGCCGTCCTGCGGGGCTGGGCCGCCGCCCACCGCCACGGCACCGCGAGCACCGCCGACTTCACCGCGTACGTCGAGAAGCGGGCGCCGGGCGAGGACTTCTCCGGGATCTGGCGGGACTGGCTGTACGGAGACGGCCGGCCGGACCGCCCGTGA
- a CDS encoding M4 family metallopeptidase, which produces MVVLALQNGSATAAPTHTPGATALPLSASARVTALRTAQQHAGAAARELGLGGKEKLVVRDVLKDADGTVHTRYERTYAGLPVLGGDLVTHVAKNGSLKGVDKASKARISVPTTTAAVSPANAKKTALKAAGTAKATASSSRKVVWAAGAKPVLAYESVVKGVQHDGTPSEVHVVTDARTGKKLYSYQAIDTGTGTSRYSGTVTIGTTASASGGYDLIDGGRGGHKTYDLNGGTTGTGTLFHDADDTWGDGTVGNRQTAAVDAAYGAAVTWDFYKSAFNRNGIAGDGRAAYSRVHYGNAYANAFWDDSCFCMTYGDGTANADPLTSLDVAGHEMSHGLTAATAKLNYSRESGGLNEATSDIFGTSVEFFANNASDPGDYLIGEKIDINGDGTPLRYMDKPSKDGGSADYWSKTVGRLDVHYSSGVANHFFYLLSEGSGAKTINGVSYDSPTYNGAAVTGIGRAKAVQIWYKALSTYFTSTTTYAGARTGTLQAAAALYGSGSAEYNAVAAAWTAVNVK; this is translated from the coding sequence ATGGTCGTTCTCGCGCTGCAGAACGGCTCGGCCACCGCCGCCCCCACGCACACCCCCGGCGCCACGGCCCTCCCGCTCAGCGCGAGCGCCCGGGTCACCGCGCTGAGGACCGCCCAGCAGCACGCGGGCGCGGCGGCCCGTGAACTGGGCCTCGGCGGCAAGGAGAAGCTGGTCGTCCGGGACGTGCTCAAGGACGCCGACGGCACGGTCCACACGCGCTACGAGCGCACCTACGCCGGTCTGCCCGTCCTCGGCGGTGACCTGGTCACCCACGTCGCGAAGAACGGCTCGCTCAAGGGCGTCGACAAGGCGTCCAAGGCCCGGATATCCGTGCCCACCACCACCGCGGCCGTCTCCCCCGCGAACGCGAAGAAGACCGCCCTCAAGGCCGCGGGCACCGCGAAGGCCACCGCCTCGTCCTCCCGCAAGGTCGTCTGGGCGGCCGGCGCCAAGCCGGTCCTGGCCTACGAGTCCGTCGTCAAGGGCGTCCAGCACGACGGCACCCCGAGCGAGGTGCACGTCGTCACCGACGCGCGCACCGGCAAGAAGCTCTACTCCTACCAGGCGATCGACACCGGTACCGGCACCAGCCGGTACAGCGGCACGGTCACGATCGGCACCACCGCCTCCGCCTCCGGCGGCTACGACCTGATCGACGGCGGCCGCGGCGGTCACAAGACCTACGACCTGAACGGCGGCACGACCGGCACCGGCACCCTGTTCCACGACGCCGACGACACCTGGGGCGACGGCACCGTCGGCAACCGCCAGACCGCGGCCGTCGACGCCGCCTACGGCGCGGCCGTCACCTGGGACTTCTACAAGTCCGCGTTCAACCGCAACGGCATCGCGGGCGACGGCAGGGCCGCCTACTCGCGCGTCCACTACGGCAACGCCTACGCCAACGCCTTCTGGGACGACAGCTGCTTCTGCATGACGTACGGCGACGGCACGGCCAACGCCGACCCGCTCACCTCGCTGGACGTGGCCGGCCACGAGATGAGCCACGGCCTGACCGCGGCCACCGCGAAGCTCAACTACAGCCGGGAGTCCGGCGGCCTGAACGAGGCCACCTCCGACATCTTCGGCACCTCGGTGGAGTTCTTCGCCAACAACGCCTCCGACCCCGGTGACTACCTCATCGGCGAGAAGATCGACATCAACGGCGACGGCACCCCGCTGCGCTACATGGACAAGCCCAGCAAGGACGGCGGCTCCGCCGACTACTGGTCGAAGACGGTCGGCCGCCTCGACGTGCACTACTCGTCGGGCGTCGCCAACCACTTCTTCTACCTGCTGAGCGAGGGCAGCGGCGCAAAGACGATCAACGGCGTCTCGTACGACTCGCCCACCTACAACGGCGCCGCGGTCACCGGCATCGGCCGGGCCAAGGCCGTCCAGATCTGGTACAAGGCCCTGAGCACGTACTTCACGTCGACCACGACCTACGCGGGCGCCCGCACCGGCACCCTGCAGGCCGCGGCCGCCCTGTACGGGTCCGGCAGCGCCGAGTACAACGCGGTGGCGGCGGCCTGGACGGCGGTCAACGTCAAGTAA
- a CDS encoding pentapeptide repeat-containing protein, giving the protein MARTTTGTGPGRTGTKSARRPEVRLPPLEPWAGGALEPDGDYDGLEFRDADLSGQDGAGARFMDCALTGCAVDEAALPRARVLDSVLTGLRGVGTNLAESTWRDVELRDPRLGGTQLHGAVMERVVVRGGKIDFLNLREARLKDVVFESCVLVEPDFAGARLERVEFVDCALREADFGNVTLKDVDLRGAAPLEITRGLDRLSGAVISTGQLLDLAPVLAAELGIRVEG; this is encoded by the coding sequence ATGGCGAGGACAACGACGGGCACGGGCCCGGGCAGGACCGGGACGAAGAGCGCGCGCCGGCCGGAGGTGCGGCTGCCACCGCTGGAGCCCTGGGCGGGCGGCGCGCTGGAGCCGGACGGCGACTACGACGGGCTGGAGTTCCGGGACGCCGACCTGTCCGGGCAGGACGGGGCGGGCGCCCGCTTCATGGACTGCGCGCTCACCGGCTGCGCGGTGGACGAGGCGGCGCTGCCCCGGGCCCGGGTGCTGGACTCGGTCCTCACCGGCCTGCGCGGGGTCGGCACGAACCTGGCCGAGTCCACCTGGCGCGACGTCGAGCTGCGCGACCCCCGCCTGGGCGGCACCCAGCTGCACGGAGCCGTCATGGAGCGGGTCGTGGTCCGGGGCGGCAAGATCGACTTCCTGAACCTGCGCGAGGCCCGGCTCAAGGACGTCGTCTTCGAGTCCTGCGTCCTGGTCGAGCCCGACTTCGCCGGGGCCCGGCTGGAGCGGGTGGAGTTCGTGGACTGCGCGCTCAGGGAGGCCGACTTCGGCAACGTGACGCTGAAGGACGTCGACCTGCGCGGGGCCGCTCCGCTGGAGATCACCCGGGGCCTGGACCGGCTGTCCGGAGCGGTGATCAGCACGGGTCAGCTGCTGGACCTGGCCCCTGTGCTGGCGGCGGAGCTGGGCATCCGCGTGGAGGGCTGA